Proteins from a single region of Xiphias gladius isolate SHS-SW01 ecotype Sanya breed wild chromosome 2, ASM1685928v1, whole genome shotgun sequence:
- the LOC120797392 gene encoding proline-rich transmembrane protein 4, protein MLHLHRTLVLCFWCCLLLHRQAVADEEALWGPTPSRENPPENKPGWFWSQSLPKLPSLPSLSFRIPFYGGSDSNSEAAALTTTAKGLTEPIDHLQDSGSGEGGDSEASEPPTTFTHGLLTNLTKIRTESLPTGTSDSPHSSIAQTNNDTLVSDSHSPTSSSIRSTLFTNSPTSTNAPEQIPTHTHPPQGTTQAAGTSMDATAQDVPEEHTDKEVAEDFTGKISSTMAPETTVPTALTWAAAQTTTTNPGLVETTLASRHPLRHVTPPTSSETTFVRKPQDSIVSITLHAGEATMIETHPTQSEADLGFSEARSGPVEEQHGVITTAMGIDHRLVLESITSTTRSQRVNFPIAGELPGQEDKEDEEAEEGVVPSAADGDGDTGRLADIPTPSAKLLITSLPLTTGIPQESPHIPLYTEDWMSNPVVSDVTFLPDCNKERSGICNRSDTWDSTTALDVRPTQNTTATNQSVNPFLIPAPPMLVPLYTDWNSAMAAWGLAWEAHVYGAGCVFAMLTLASALNLLCLPLRCPSGCGYFALVSLFLLAAGCTRSFSLLYDAYGHQDRLPSTEASLMLYEAPFPCLTAAFGLVFLLLSMRSRMQLSYSAFQRPCFLACLVVLHFAAAFGPVTLLKFYQQKPPLCLFLSLISRGAFVVLATFLSAAYFVFYIYVRADSKHIYHLNNTSPTPAERYNRCPFAESRDWDRAAVTVCLSALFSLACAGLQLYAMLNAMGVAGGEEVFHPWPWWAFQFSCRLCELGVCLTLALVVAQPVYCSDHLPAAGSCWTELLVSKSPILPGSYQWTLSQQEKLAIVDTVGLGETESLPLYTLMDERLSSSLNGLDLLYHSNRALAYRDLDLDMDLQGSEKPEDEGGREPSGGSSFTSDSTTDLRPPSPINLRRSIDEALFSEALFPMSLFSPASPIRCSDLSINNHCALPSNSLCDPLSADLGLYRTSSCVEMACQPQPPTTKSQGETVVVDPPSPSLSSSSSSCSSPERWRGSSSSCSLYRGSLGGSSLVLCPSPERHAHQLLQQEGMGPVASSGPQADAEPQKHYHTLGTASQESLDLDISSEADRSVQDEFISVCRQIDALSICSETIDL, encoded by the exons ATGCTTCACCTCCACCGGACCTTGGTGCTCTGCTTCTGGTGTTGTTTGCTACTTCACAGGCAGGCTGTGGCTGACGAAGAGGCCCTCTGGGGACCCACACCATCAAGAGAAAACCCACCTGAAAATAAACCAGGCTGGTTTTGGTCTCAGTCTCTGCCAAAgctcccttcccttccctcacTGTCATTTCGTATCCCCTTTTATGGGGGCTCGGACAGTAACAGTGAGGCTGCTGCTTTGACCACAACCGCCAAGGGGCTGACAGAACCAATCGATCACTTGCAAGATTCAGGTTCAGGGGAAGGGGGAGATTCGGAAGCATCTGAACCACCCACCACTTTTACCCATGGGCTCCTAACCAACCTGACAAAGATAAGAACTGAATCACTTCCTACAGGGACATCAGATTCTCCACACAGCAGCATAGCGCAGACAAACAATGATACTCTTGTTTCAGACTCCCACTCTCCCACAAGCAGTTCTATCAGAAGCACTCTGTTCACCAACAGTCCCACCAGCACAAATGCTCCTGAACAAATTCCAACACATACCCACCCACCACAGGGTACCACACAAGCAGCCGGAACCAGCATGGATGCCACTGCACAAGACGTCCCAGAGGAACACACTGATAAAGAGGTGGCTGAAGATTTTACAGGAAAGATCTCTTCGACGATGGCACCAGAAACTACAGTTCCCACTGCCTTGACATGGGCAGCGGCCCAAACCACCACAACAAACCCAGGACTGGTAGAGACCACACTGGCCAGCAGACACCCTCTGAGGCATGTTACTCCTCCTACATCCTCAGAAACCACATTTGTCAGAAAACCACAAGACTCGATTGTTAGTATTACCCTCCACGCTGGAGAGGCCACAATGATAGAAACTCACCCCACTCAGAGTGAGGCTGACCTGGGCTTCTCCGAGGCCAGGTCGGGGCCTGTGGAGGAACAGCACGGGGTAATCACCACTGCCATGGGGATCGATCACAGACTTGTGCTGGAATCCATAACAAGTACAACTCGGAGCCAAAGGGTTAACTTCCCAATAGCAGGAG AGCTGCCAGGCCAGGAGGATAAGGAGGACGAGGAGGCTGAGGAAGGTGTGGTCCCTTCAGCTGCAGATGGAGATGGGGACACCGGGAGGTTGGCAGACATTCCCACGCCGTCGGCCAAGCTGCTAATAACATCCCTGCCACTGACCACAG GCATTCCCCAAGAAAGTCCTCATATTCCTCTCTACACTGAAGACTGGATGTCCAACCCGGTGGTAAGCGACGTCACCTTCCTTCCAGACTGCAATAAAGAACGTTCCGGGATCTGCAACCGCTCAGACACCTGGGACTCCACCACTGCCTTGGATGTCAGACCCACACAAAACACCACTGCCACGAACCAATCAGTCAACCCTTTCCTTATCCCAGCCCCACCCATGTTGGTGCCCCTATACACTGACTGGAACAGTGCCATGGCAGCTTGGGGCCTGGCCTGGGAGGCACATGTTTATGGTGCCGGTTGTGTCTTTGCGATGCTAACGCTAGCCTCAGCTCTCAATCTGCTCTGCTTGCCACTGCGATGCCCATCTGGATGTGGCTACTTTGCTTTGGTCAGCCTGTTCCTCCTAGCTGCCGGTTGTACCAGATCTTTCTCGCTCCTATACGACGCCTACGGCCACCAGGATCGCTTACCCTCCACCGAGGCCTCACTGATGCTCTATGAGGCCCCATTTCCCTGCCTGACTGCAGCTTTCGGCCTggttttccttctcctctccatGCGCTCAAGGATGCAGCTCTCCTACTCTGCCTTCCAGAGACCCTGTTTCCTGGCCTGCCTGGTTGTCCTGCACTTTGCTGCTGCATTTGGTCCGGTGACATTACTGAAGTTCTACCAGCAAAAGCCTCCCCTTtgcctctttctttcactcatCTCCCGTGGAGCCTTTGTAGTGCTGGCCACATTCCTGTCTGCTGCCTATTTTGTGTTCTACATCTACGTGCGGGCAGACTCAAAGCACATCTACCACCTGAACAACACTTCTCCCACGCCTGCTGAGCGCTACAACCGATGCCCCTTTGCTGAGAGCCGGGACTGGGATCGAGCAGCTGTAACCGTTTGTCTTTCGGCATTGTTTTCTTTGGCATGTGCAGGACTGCAGTTATATGCAATGCTCAATGCTATGGGTGTTGCAGGTGGAGAGGAGGTCTTCCACCCCTGGCCCTGGTGGGCTTTTCAGTTTAGCTGCAGACTCTGTGAGCTTGGGGTTTGTCTCACCTTAGCCTTGGTGGTTGCACAACCAGTCTACTGTTCTGACCACCTTCCAGCTGCAGGAAGCTGCTGGACTGAACTGTTGGTATCCAAATCGCCCATTCTCCCTGGGAGCTACCAGTGGACCCTGAGCCAGCAGGAAAAACTCGCCATTGTTGATACAGTTGGGCTTGGAGAGACCGAGAGCCTTCCTCTTTACACTCTGATGGATGAGAGGCTTAGTAGTAGTCTGAACGGCCTGGACCTCCTCTACCACAGCAACCGAGCCTTAGCATATCGAGACCTGGACTTGGATATGGATTTACAGGGGTCAGAAAAACCTGAAGatgaaggaggcagagagcCATCAGGTGGATCCTCATTTACCAGTGACTCCACTACAGACCTGCGGCCACCTTCACCCATCAACCTGCGGCGCAGCATAGACGAGGCGCTCTTCAGTGAGGCCCTCTTTCCCATGAGTCTTTTCAGCCCTGCGAGTCCCATTCGCTGCAGTGACCTATCCATAAACAACCACTGTGCACTTCCCAGCAACAGCCTCTGTGATCCTCTTTCAGCTGACCTGGGCCTTTATCGGACTTCTTCCTGCGTGGAGATGGCCTGTCAACCCCAGCCCCCTACTACCAAATCTCAAGGAGAAACTGTTGTAGTTGATCCACCATCTCCctcgctgtcctcctcctcctccagctgttcTTCCCCTGAACGTTGGAGGGGCAGTTCTTCCTCCTGTTCCCTCTACAGAGGGTCTCTTGGTGGCTCTTCGCTGGTCCTCTGCCCGAGCCCAGAGAGACATGCTCATCAGCTTCTCCAGCAAGAGGGCATGGGCCCTGTAGCCTCTTCCGGCCCCCAGGCTGATGCTGAGCCACAGAAGCACTATCATACACTGGGCACAGCCTCACAGGAGAGCCTGGACCTGGACATTTCATCTGAGGCAGACCGATCGGTGCAGGACGAGTTCATCAGTGTTTGTAGACAAATCGATGCTTTGAGCATCTGCAGTGAGACTATTGATTTATAA